From a single Aneurinibacillus sp. REN35 genomic region:
- the ligA gene encoding NAD-dependent DNA ligase LigA, translating to MDRNEAIQRVEELREIIERHNYLYHVKDEPQISDHDYDRLMQELIQLEGEFPELLTPDSPTQRVGGTPLESFRKVEHSIPMLSLGNAFDEQGLRDFDRRVKQGLGVEGPIRYMCELKIDGLAISLRYENGRLVRGATRGDGRVGEEITQNLRTIRSLPVTLKKPLTIEVRGEAFMPRRAFERLNKERAEREEALFANPRNAAAGSLRQLDPKIAASRQLDTFLYSMVGEDVLPVDTHSGALEMLEELNFKINPERRICEGIDEVIAFVVGWQDRRSELAYDIDGIVVKVDRLGYQEELGFTAKSPRWAIAYKFPAEESVTVLRGIEVTVGRTGAVTPTAILDPVSLAGTTVQRASLHNEDIIREKGIMIGDHVVVKKAGDIIPEIVAVKEEMRTGEEQPYHMPTHCPACASELVRLEEEVALRCINPQCPAQIREGIIHFVSRNAMNIDGVGEKVITQLFEHDLIHSVADLYYLEREQLLALERMGEKSVDNMLKAIEQSKNNSLERLLFGLGIRFVGEKAARLLAQHFGTMDALRQGTEEEIVSIHEIGTKIAESVVKYFDKPEVTETLNRLREAGVNMEYKGLRIEDVDMDSPFSGKTVVLTGTLEEITRKEAQQLIEAHGGKVSGSVSKKTDLVVAGEAAGSKLAKANELGIQVIDEKTFLEWVNK from the coding sequence ATGGATCGAAATGAAGCTATTCAGCGGGTAGAGGAGCTGCGGGAAATCATTGAGCGGCACAATTACTTGTACCATGTGAAAGACGAACCGCAAATTTCCGATCATGACTATGACAGACTGATGCAGGAGCTGATTCAGCTTGAGGGCGAGTTCCCTGAGCTGCTTACCCCGGATTCTCCCACGCAGCGGGTGGGTGGAACACCACTTGAGTCATTTAGGAAAGTGGAACACTCTATCCCGATGCTCAGTCTTGGCAATGCGTTCGATGAGCAGGGATTGCGAGACTTTGATCGCCGAGTAAAGCAAGGACTTGGTGTAGAAGGGCCAATTCGCTACATGTGTGAGCTGAAAATCGATGGGCTGGCCATCTCGCTTCGCTATGAAAACGGACGACTGGTGCGGGGGGCTACCCGGGGAGATGGGCGCGTCGGTGAAGAGATTACACAGAACCTGCGCACGATTCGTTCGCTCCCGGTTACACTCAAGAAGCCGCTTACCATTGAAGTTCGCGGGGAAGCGTTCATGCCACGCCGCGCGTTTGAACGCTTAAATAAAGAGCGGGCGGAGCGTGAAGAGGCGTTGTTTGCCAATCCGCGCAACGCCGCAGCAGGTTCCTTACGTCAATTAGACCCGAAAATTGCGGCCTCACGTCAGCTTGATACGTTTCTGTACTCCATGGTAGGCGAAGATGTATTGCCGGTGGATACGCATAGCGGCGCGCTGGAGATGCTTGAAGAGTTGAACTTCAAAATAAATCCGGAGCGCCGCATCTGCGAAGGGATCGATGAAGTGATTGCCTTCGTTGTCGGCTGGCAGGACCGAAGAAGCGAGCTTGCCTATGATATTGACGGGATTGTCGTTAAGGTGGATCGCCTTGGCTATCAAGAAGAATTAGGTTTTACAGCAAAAAGTCCACGGTGGGCGATTGCCTATAAGTTTCCGGCCGAAGAGTCGGTCACGGTTCTGCGTGGAATTGAGGTTACGGTAGGCCGTACCGGGGCGGTGACGCCAACCGCAATTCTTGATCCGGTTAGCCTGGCTGGTACGACCGTACAGCGTGCATCCTTGCATAATGAAGACATCATCCGCGAGAAGGGCATCATGATCGGTGACCATGTCGTGGTCAAGAAGGCGGGCGACATCATCCCGGAAATCGTAGCGGTAAAAGAGGAAATGCGGACAGGGGAAGAACAGCCGTACCATATGCCGACACATTGCCCCGCTTGTGCCAGTGAATTGGTACGTCTCGAAGAAGAAGTGGCCCTTCGCTGCATCAATCCGCAGTGTCCGGCACAGATTCGCGAGGGTATTATTCATTTTGTTTCACGTAATGCAATGAATATTGATGGTGTGGGTGAGAAGGTTATAACCCAACTGTTCGAGCATGACCTGATTCACAGCGTGGCTGACCTTTACTATTTGGAACGGGAGCAATTGCTTGCCCTTGAGCGCATGGGCGAGAAATCGGTCGATAATATGCTTAAGGCAATTGAGCAGAGCAAGAACAATTCGCTTGAGCGCCTGTTGTTCGGACTTGGCATTCGGTTTGTCGGCGAGAAAGCGGCTCGTCTGCTGGCCCAACACTTCGGTACAATGGATGCGCTGCGGCAGGGAACAGAGGAAGAGATTGTCTCCATTCATGAGATTGGTACGAAGATTGCGGAGAGCGTAGTCAAGTATTTCGATAAGCCTGAAGTGACAGAGACGTTGAACCGTCTGCGTGAGGCCGGTGTGAATATGGAATACAAAGGTCTGCGGATCGAAGATGTAGACATGGATTCTCCATTCTCCGGCAAGACGGTCGTGCTGACTGGAACGCTAGAAGAAATCACGCGTAAGGAAGCCCAGCAGTTGATCGAGGCGCACGGCGGCAAAGTATCCGGCAGCGTCAGCAAGAAAACGGATCTTGTCGTTGCAGGTGAAGCGGCTGGCTCCAAGCTTGCCAAGGCGAATGAACTCGGCATCCAGGTGATTGATGAGAAGACATTTCTTGAGTGGGTAAACAAATAA